The Bacteroidales bacterium genome has a window encoding:
- a CDS encoding GWxTD domain-containing protein, translated as MKTLNRYFVTGLLLAVMAPALSQNIKAYLYYNSFYSPETGPYLETYLSVAAQSIRFLPIDNGYYQGAVNITMLFKLNDQVVEFKKYDLLSPEITDTTKSQFNFIDQQRFALPDGTYDFELMIADKNKDLPPVVISRPVIIHYPPDTVTISGIELVESFSTSNSPNVLAKSGYDLVPYVSNYFPETMNRLTFYAEAYHTEKVLGTADKFMVTCSIESFETETPIAEFTRIKREDTRPVNVIFNEFDISRLPTGNYNLVIELRNKQNELLASNQLFFQRSNPNMQINVADIAGINLENTFVKNIARRDTLAEYVRMLSPISTQVEKSFAQSLVKTADLETLQKYFLNFWMIRDNFNPELAWKIYREEVDKADASFRTRTKKGYETDRGRVYLQYGSPNAISESYYEPNAYPYEIWHYYQLKNQRNKKFVFYSREISTNDFELIHSDAIGELANYQWQFLIHERGNAPHGLDQDQMEDHWGSKIDDYFDNPR; from the coding sequence ATGAAAACGCTGAATCGCTATTTCGTTACCGGCCTTCTTCTGGCCGTGATGGCACCGGCCCTCTCCCAGAACATAAAAGCCTATCTGTACTACAACTCCTTCTATTCTCCGGAGACCGGCCCCTACCTGGAAACTTATCTGTCGGTGGCTGCACAAAGCATCCGCTTTTTGCCAATCGACAATGGCTACTACCAGGGAGCTGTGAACATTACGATGCTGTTCAAGCTAAATGACCAGGTGGTCGAATTTAAGAAATACGACCTGCTTAGCCCTGAAATTACGGATACAACAAAATCTCAGTTCAATTTCATCGACCAGCAGCGGTTCGCCCTGCCAGATGGCACTTACGACTTCGAGCTGATGATCGCCGATAAAAACAAGGATTTACCCCCCGTTGTCATCTCACGCCCTGTCATTATTCACTATCCCCCCGACACGGTTACCATTTCCGGCATTGAACTCGTCGAGTCGTTTTCCACCTCCAACAGTCCGAATGTCCTTGCGAAAAGCGGTTACGACCTGGTACCGTACGTTAGCAATTACTTCCCGGAAACGATGAATCGCCTGACCTTTTACGCTGAGGCCTATCATACCGAAAAAGTGCTCGGAACAGCCGATAAATTTATGGTTACCTGTTCGATTGAATCCTTTGAAACGGAAACACCCATCGCTGAATTTACCAGGATCAAAAGAGAAGATACCCGACCTGTCAATGTCATTTTTAATGAATTTGACATCTCCCGCCTTCCGACGGGTAACTATAATCTTGTCATTGAACTCAGGAACAAACAAAACGAACTGCTGGCTTCGAACCAGCTGTTTTTCCAGCGCAGCAACCCGAATATGCAAATCAATGTAGCTGACATTGCCGGCATTAACCTGGAAAATACTTTCGTTAAGAATATCGCCCGGCGCGATACACTGGCTGAATATGTCCGCATGCTTTCGCCCATATCCACCCAGGTCGAGAAAAGCTTCGCCCAGTCGCTGGTAAAAACAGCCGACCTGGAAACACTTCAGAAATATTTTCTGAACTTCTGGATGATCCGTGACAACTTCAATCCGGAACTGGCCTGGAAAATTTACAGGGAAGAAGTTGATAAGGCTGACGCTTCCTTTAGGACAAGGACAAAGAAGGGATACGAAACTGACCGGGGAAGAGTGTATCTGCAGTATGGCTCTCCTAATGCGATTTCCGAAAGTTATTATGAGCCCAATGCGTATCCCTACGAAATCTGGCACTACTACCAGCTTAAAAATCAACGTAATAAAAAATTCGTTTTCTACTCCCGCGAAATTTCGACCAATGATTTTGAATTGATCCATTCAG
- a CDS encoding site-specific integrase — MSIENKKLRKSPVTLPDYIPARLVEGKEWYVFFYALDPYSQRLRRKRVKFNRIKNKLERRRIAQQLVVKINRKLAEGWNPFLEEHAPKAFYKLSQASETFLAEKKKEMRPDGFRSYKSFIGSLQDWLDTTNQKDINILAFNKYYAVELLESIYNRDNVSEKTYNNYLIFYRLFWNWLIERNYTNHNPFKDLTKKKEKQKNRDIIDEETRVRIKEYLEKDDYPYLIMCLMAFHVLIRPKEMTGIKIKDIDMERQTIFIPAQSAKNNSDRIGTMPDYMVEMIRKMNLEHLDKDYYLFSEGFLPGKVKIDSRKIAKRWEKLRKDLSLPMNIKFYSLRDSGIIQMLEDGISAEYVRHQADHSSLDMTTIYSKHARPEGIEQIKHKSKAF, encoded by the coding sequence ATGAGTATAGAGAATAAAAAACTTAGAAAAAGTCCAGTAACTCTGCCGGATTATATTCCTGCCCGACTGGTGGAAGGCAAAGAATGGTATGTATTCTTTTATGCTCTGGATCCTTACTCTCAGAGGCTCCGCCGCAAGCGGGTGAAGTTCAACCGGATCAAAAACAAGCTTGAACGCCGCCGCATTGCCCAGCAACTGGTGGTTAAGATCAACCGGAAACTGGCCGAGGGATGGAATCCCTTCTTGGAAGAGCATGCACCCAAAGCATTTTACAAGCTCTCACAGGCTTCAGAAACTTTTTTGGCAGAGAAAAAAAAGGAGATGCGCCCGGATGGTTTCCGGTCCTACAAGTCTTTTATTGGTAGTTTGCAGGATTGGTTGGACACCACCAACCAAAAAGATATTAACATACTGGCGTTTAATAAATATTACGCGGTTGAACTTTTAGAAAGCATTTACAACCGGGACAACGTCAGCGAAAAAACCTACAACAACTACCTGATCTTTTACCGGCTGTTCTGGAACTGGCTAATTGAAAGGAATTACACCAACCACAATCCTTTCAAGGATCTTACCAAGAAAAAGGAGAAGCAGAAAAACCGGGACATCATTGATGAGGAGACCCGGGTGCGGATCAAAGAATACCTTGAAAAGGATGATTACCCCTATTTGATCATGTGCCTGATGGCTTTTCATGTGCTGATCCGTCCCAAAGAAATGACAGGAATCAAGATTAAGGACATTGACATGGAGAGACAGACAATCTTCATCCCGGCTCAATCGGCCAAAAATAATTCCGACCGTATCGGCACCATGCCGGACTATATGGTGGAAATGATCCGCAAGATGAACCTGGAACATCTGGATAAGGATTATTATCTTTTCTCTGAAGGTTTCTTGCCCGGCAAGGTAAAGATTGACAGCCGCAAGATTGCCAAACGATGGGAAAAACTCCGCAAGGATCTGAGCCTGCCCATGAACATTAAGTTTTATTCCCTTCGTGACAGCGGCATTATCCAGATGCTTGAGGACGGCATCTCGGCAGAATATGTCCGTCACCAGGCGGATCACTCCTCGCTGGACATGACCACCATTTATTCCAAGCATGCCCGTCCCGAGGGTATCGAGCAGATCAAACATAAATCAAAGGCTTTCTAA